The genomic stretch TGCCAAAATCATACATCACTCGTTACAGAAGTGTTATCTCtattgttgaattatttttttaaatttttatttttaaatggtaattaattgttaataataatattaatagctaattatattttaatatttgtcgcAATCgcatttagaaaagaaattcatCTCGCACTATTACTTTATTGCTTGAGCGTCGCTGTATGAATAATGACAAGATGTAAACCGTAATACGTTAACAACAGCTAATGTTTACACCGCCAAGGccaaatacaatgttattgataattcacagccaaaaatattttgcgtactatgacgtatatacaagtggaatattaaactataagagtattttaaattataaattaattatttaataaaagattaatatatcacggagGTTCATTATCTGCTATtcgactattttattgcggtcaatttaaaacatatttaaatcgtcaaaaaaaaacgataaagtGGGCGAAATATAATTGGactaagtatttttaaaaaaatatttaatgctgataaagagagagaaagatcgcgataaCCAATTTTAATTcctgttattttaattcttgattatatgtatatatatatatcacgcgTGAGATACGCACCTCACGAGATTTATCGTTGcgatataattacgataaaattgcgatattattgaaggtaaaaaataattatttgttatattaaattatttcccgatatttgtcgcgatcacgtttagaaaaaaaatttgagtgTCTCGCGCTCTACTACTTGACTGTTCGAGGGtcgccgtgcgaatgataagcCATAAGTAAtacgttaacaatagcgcgccaatgtttacatcgccaagATCGCATACCGttattgttattgataattcatagccaaaattatttgtgtattatgatgtatgtatgatgtatgatgtatgtatatatatatatatatatatatatatatatatatatatatataatttaaatatgatttaaatttagcgcaataaaataatcgaaagcAGATTCGAGTAATTAACGTAATATAGActccgtgatatattaatcgtttattaaataatgatttataatttaaaatgatttataatttaaaatacttgtttgacttaatattccgtttgtatatatatatacaaaacggaatattaagtcaaacaagtattttaaattataaatcattttaaattataaatcattatttaataaacgattaatatatcacggagTCTATATTACGTTAATTACTCGAATCTgcttttcgattattttattgcgctaaatttaaatcatatttaaatcgaaaaaaaaaacgataaagtattggacgaaatataattgaactttaagtgtttaaaaaaaaaaatatatttaatgctgataaagggagaaaaagatcgcgacaaactttataatactttataaatttgatttctgttattttaatttttaatttttaattgagtgTCACATCATGCGGGAAATACGCGTCTCGAGATTTATCGttgctatataattatgtattatttaggtgagagataattaattatttatcatattaaattatttcccgatatttgtcgcgatggcgtttagaaaaatttgacgGAGTGTCTCGCGCTCTACTACTTTACGGTTCGAGGGTCGCCGAGCGAATGATAAACCATAAGTAAtacgttaacaatagcgcgccaatgtttatgTCGgcaaggccgaatacaatgttattaataatgttgatgttgttgaaacattttatgtattataaaaatgttatagaaatatgacgtatacatacacacacacatatctacacacatatatgtatatatatatatatatatatatatatatatatatatatatatatatacacgacaaatatcgggaaataatttaacatgataaataattaattattttttaccttaaataatacgtaatcatatcgtaattataaatctcgaGACGCGTATAGCATTCCAGTCATTTTAAAACAATGGATCTATCTACATCTACAATTTCTATAAATCCATTgtcttaaaattacataaaaatttcactCACATTGATGCCCAAGCAGGATTGGTTATTGAAGCTGCATTAAtctgtaacatataaatataaaattcaaattatagcagcgcccaaaataattaatattttaaaagattattatcgtACCcgctaaattttattatccgttgcgtataataataataaccggatagaataattttataaattaaaaaaagaactattttctaaataaacatttatataaaatatttatatataaaagtttctttcttatttaaattaattaattaaatacaaataaattaaataaattaaattgatacttttatgcgatttatataataactaatgtataaaataaaataagcaacTTACCTAGAATTACGGCGcgcgatgcctctcctaggcctgcTCCTCCTTTCAGATCGTCAGAATTAGCAGAGTCCGTTAATTCATGACAcgcgatattttaaacagCACTCTCGCACTTAAATGCGCGATACTTGAAACGACACTCCTGCATTTAAACGCGCGACATTTTGTTACAACACTCGCGAAATTCGCGATCGCGAAGCGATATGCCGTTTCCCGCCAGAATCGAGTAATCGCACACTTCGCGTAATACACTTCGAGTAATCGCACGACGAGATAATTTTGAGACCTGCCGTCTTGATACGTTGACGAATccttaaatgaattattatgatttaataaatgttaaaatattatgatttaataaattttattaaagataatttgataattaataatcgctAATTATTCGTAAAGAATTATCTTTCTGGGAGGGATGGCGTGAAACGCCCAAAACTTTCGCTTCTCCCTGTCGGCTCGAATTTCGCTGCGCGAATGACAAAATGCGTTGGCAAACCTGATACGTACGTGCTGAATATCGTAAAGACAAACAGTAGCATGAAGTTTTTTCTTAtcgtttcaaaatatatttaatatatattttataattaatatatacgcataaaaatttatgacgaatattttctatatatattatatattttctatatactaGGTACTTCGAATAAATTTCGAcaaatttcgttaaaaaagtctacatattatataattatgaaaaatttaatttgttagagctgttttttctctgttttttttctctgttttttctctctattaagAATATCAATTACATGcatacatgaaaatattttacaataataaaatatatatacatttacaatataaaataggagaaaaaaatcacgcgtagttatattaaaatattaaatgcatacgtattctctttctttttggaTCCACATTTTACGGATACATTGCGGACACTACTGACGAGGTGCTGTCACCCTATCTGTGCAGACACAAACTAAACGAACGGTGATTTTATCGATAGTCAATAATCGCGAAAGATTAGATGTAATTCCAGTGTCTAAAATGGATATAGATGGTGTTGTTAAACGAGACAAGGtaagctttttataaaaaaatgccgggtatttaattttctgtgaTCTAAATTTTACGTGTGATATATGTACAGATGTATgttatgtgtattattttattttcgttcgAATTTTCCGATAGTAAATCGCAATGTAACATGCCGCggtaataacaaatatttatatgtagtcGACATTGGAACATCTGTAACAACACAGTTTAATTTTGGATGATTCGCGTATTTTTTGACCACGCGTGCCAGATAGAATTGGATAGAAAGTACGGTACCTAAATTCATTggcttattaatataattgcagtAAAGACAGTTAATCCACTTGTATCGTGgctaatttattgaaactcGATGTCATGTGTTTCGCCGGAGTTGTGTTCtctgcaatttaattataactttttataaagagtAAGATATAAACGTGATTATCGATGGGAAAGATTGAGaaaatttaactatttataatattataaaatattataaaatattcacgatTGAATTGTTTGCAAAATGTAATTGAATGCGTATTATAAATACGACGATATTACAGTGATATCTAATAATGTATACATCGCTAATAAAACATGATGAACTTTCTATTATCACTGTACATAACAGCACAGTATtcgaaaaaatgattttcagtGTGTGACTTCCtggattttagaaaattatttagaaattataataaaatttgccaGTATACATCAAGTAAGAATAAAcatgaaatatcattttattgtgCAATAATATGAAAACATGTTCAAtagtatttttgaattttttgtattaatataatgcgtGTGATTGAATAGACACAAATGTGATTTTGTTACAGATTGTTCATAATCTGCTAAAGCAATACAATGCCTGGAAAAATAAAGGTGAAAATATTGGCTGGTCGTAATTTACCAGTCATGGATCGTTCTGGTGATACAACAGATGCATATGTGGAATTAAAGTTTGGCACTATAACATACAAGACGGATGTATGTCGAAAATCGTTGAATCCACAATGGAATTCAGAATGGTATCGATTTGAAGTTGACGATGCAGAGTTGCAAGATGAACCGTTACAAATTAGACTAATGGATCATGACACGTACTCTGCAAATGATGCGATAGGCAAAgtttacataaatttgaatCCATTATTATTACCTGGTATGTTGCCTCCAGTAAAAAACATTTGGACCTTAGAAGCAGCTATGAACACTAGTGCTGGTTCACAAGgtgaacatatttatatacacatatttacacatatttatataaatatatatacatatatatgaattgtgacatatttatgatatattttgtatatttttcaaatatttttatttttttatatatttgtttttacagGATCAGTTATGACTGGATGGATACCTGTATATGATACAATGCATGGCATACGTGGcgaagtaaatattattattaaagtggAGTTGTTCTctgattttaacaaatttaggCAATCATCGTGTGgggtacaatttttttactgtaaGCATATtcttaagtatatttatacactttaaaaaaaaaaacagtagactgatttcaatttattttaatatattgattttatattttacttttttgttgtataaattattattttttaaaatttatattgttattgattctatatatacattacacacgatgtaagattaataaaaatagtatttgaaaaaaatttataaatacaaaaaatatagtcaaaaaatatattttagcacCAAACATACCATATGGATATCATGCACAAATGATACATGGATTTGTTGAAGAACTTGTAGTCAGCGACGATCCTGAATACAAATGGATCGATAAAATAAGAACACCTAGAGCATCAAATGAGGCACGAcagactttattttttaaattaagtggGGAAGTCCAAAGGAAGATTGGAGTGAAAGCTTTGGATCTTGGTGGAAATGCTGTTATTgggtatatttcttttttttctaaaattttacattttattatttcatcaatattactcaagagattttattatgaGGAACTGATTTTAGTTATTTCTATtacttattactttattatctaattCAATATCAGGTATCTGCAAAACTTTGATCTAGAAGGTGAATCTGGTATCGTTGCTAGAGGCATAGGTACAGCAGTGACGCTTGTAAAATTGCACGATGTTCTCGGTTTTCCTTGCGACATCAACATCGAGGAGTgagtacttttatatttttaacatcggATTGTAACATAGACTGATAATGTCTTCTTGTTGAACACAATTATCCGTTCAATCATTACGGTAAACGATAAATTATCACGCAATTGCATCTGGCATCGTGCGACCCAATTAATCGAGTTGCCAACTCGTAACAGACCGACCATAAACTTGGCGTTCATAAACAAGTTATTTCGAGAATTTCATATAAGGCAATGTGATCTCTTCTATTTTATGAGCGAGACGTTTTATCTCTTGCcactgaaaataatttcggaCAGATAGACATGGGCGAGTTGAATTTATCGAACACCTAATATAGAGAGAACTATTGTATGATATATCTCAATCAATTAGcttcaattttgtttttcatcattttagtACATCCACATTTTGATGTCATAAACAGATCAAGCCAATTACTTAATGTCATTGATAAGCTGTCGATATTTATCTGAATTGTTTTGTCATTTGCTGTCATCTTTTTTAcgtaataagtaaaaaatatatccatagTTTTTCAATTGTACTTTTcagatttaaatcaaattattcattttgttGCCTCTACTTATGCTGAACTTTCCTAGAAAGAGATTAATGGatatttttctgtctttcCTATATCCACATGCGTTTGCGTAGGATCGCACTCGCGCTCCCTTCATACACTAAAACGCAAACGGAACGTTTAGATGCCGACGACAGTACGCCGTTTATTCCTATTTCTATTCCCGCTTCGTATCCCGTGCGCATACCTATGAACAGGGGTCTTCCATCCTGCGCGAGATCTTTATCATCACTAACGCGCCCAGAACGCGCAACGAGAATATCCGAGACTCCTGGGTGTACCGGGATGCGAAGGAAACGTGGCAAGCGCATTCCGTTTTTTCGATGCAACACTTTGAGTACTTTGAATCTAAGAACAGGCATTTCCAGCAGTTCGGATCTCGCTCCGTCTACGGAACTTAATCGGAATTTGATCGATGAGACGACGAAATCCGTACATACCACACTGATAGCGGAAGATGCCACCGTCAAGAAGGAGCCATCGAAAGATCAACTCTCCAAACAAATCAAGCACCTACGCAGTAAATTTGATTCCGTCGGTGAAGAGAATCATCCTGCCGTGCAGTCCGATTCTGACGCGGATCCGACTCGATCATTCATTACGAATTTTAAGAAACAGAAAAATCGCAATGAAACCAAAACTAGCATAATGGCTGCCTTACTGATCGCTTCTATACGGCATATGCCTCTGGAGGATATCGAAAGTGATAATCCTTCCATCAACGAACCGTTGATAACGACAAATAACGATGAAGCAAGTAGAATGTATTGTAGAGAGAATTCTCAGGAGAATACAGACATCAAGGCTGAAGGACAGCAACAGGATAACGCATCGTCCGTGGACGAGACGGAAATGTCCTCCTTCGGCGACGATGATAACTCCTCGGACGACGAATCGTCGAACAGTACCACCAGTTACAATATCTTGGACGATTCAAGATACTCGCTCGATAGTGGCAGAGCGGTGGATTCGTCCAGTCTTCAGGAGAGGATTCCTATTACCGTCCGTTCTAGCGCAGAAAGCTGTACGGATTCTACCCTGCAAGTAGATTCGGATGTAGCAATGAATTGTCAATTGTCGTCGAATCCGGATTTAGCAAGCACGGAAGATATCGGACTACAAAATGAAGCGATTCCTATAATTACTGTGGACATTCACGAGAACGCAAACTCGAACACATCGATTGAATTGTCGAACGACGAAACTTCTATTACGACTTTGGCAAAGACCGATATCCTTGGTCCAAAAGCGATTTCTTCATCGGATGAGCAAGATTTTGATAACGCGAAATGTAAAAGTCATACCTCCAAAAAATTCGAATCggagaaaattgataatttgttaCATGAAGCACGTCGTGTCGATCATCTAATGATGAAACACGAACGAGATCTGAGTCGATCGCATCCCTACGGCCAATCGGTGTTACTTGAAGGCTCGTCTCCTGCTGAAATAGAAGATCATATAAGcacagatagagagagaaataatccGGCGATCGATTTGCCATGCACGACGACGAGACGTGCTAGCACATCGAAAGAAGAACTGCACGCGAAGACGATTATTGCCAAGAGACAGAGATGTATGCGCGATTTGATCAAGCTGATCGATACGAAAATGATGGTATCCACGAGTGCAAATCGTCACGGTAAGAGGATGGTATCGCTGAGGAGCAAGAGAAAAAAGCGCGAAAAGAAAATGCATAAAAGAGTTGCATATACGTCAGAAAATTCGCTTGAAAAGATTTCTTCGCACGGTACACCCAAGAGAAAACACACGATGTCGCGCAGACGACGTCGCGAAGAGGACGTTTCTCTTTGCGTTCCTCGCGTCCGCTCGATTCCCGATTATCTCTCTTTGGATCGGCAGCCGATCTTTCACGCCATTTCCCGTTCCTGCGGATCCTCTCTCGTCAATTTAACTGACCATCGTGTCACGCGCGTATTACGCGGTTCGAAACGAGCCGCTTTACTTTATTCAGCAACTCCCACGTTCAACGATTCGCCCGGGATCTCGAGAAAATTACCGAAGAGCAGCCTTGACAAATCCGATAAGATATCCGCGGTATCTATCAACGGCGGTACTCGTAAATGCACTAGCACAATCTGTAATTTGGAAAAAGCGTCGTGTCACATTGATCGCACTAAGCCCACTAACACGGCTAATATAACTCACAACTCGTGTGTGTCCCGTCCTGCTCCCGATCTTAGGCAGCAAGACGAGGCGTCCATCAGTCCATCTTGTCCGCTTCCGGCCACTACCTCGATGACCGCGAAAATGTCCCAGTCGCCGGCGACCAGAACCCTTGCCAACGTACCGCTTCATCGAAGATCGAGCGATTCTGATCTGAGTGTTACTCCTAAAGGTGAGTCGTTTATTGcaagtaaagtaaaaaaaatgccTGTTACTCTCTGATTGCCGAAATTATGCATTGCAATTATACAAAACATgattagagaattattttgtttcaatttttatttttatatttcatagaatttttttataacaatttttctaacattattGATTAACATTATACTTACAAGTAGAGCTTAGTTTTTCTTTAGTTGATTtgatcaaaaaagaaaaaaaaaaacaggatgAAAAGATCACGTTACGCTTCAGGTAACTCTCTCGGCAGTAGTGACAGATCGATGGCAGGACCCTTAAGGACAGCGGCTGCGATGGTTAGATCTATGAATCAAGATACGTTGGAAATGTTAGAGTATCCATTCATCACGATGCAATATTATCCACCtggttttatattacatataggtaattatatttatttattatgcatgtctatcaaaagtttatatatttaatctgtgcatcttatttttaatgttgtatataataaataaaaataatcaatcttaaaaataagtataaaagttTGTGTGCAcaaatgcaatcaaataacAAATTGAGGAACTTATGATGGAAATAGGTGGCCTAGTAAGTTCGAGATctgtgaaattaattgaaaggATAAGTAATTTGGAAGAACCAGAGGGCCGTGATGCATGGTGGACCGAAATCAGAATGGAAGTTAGATCACACGCGAGAGCGTTAGCTTGTAACGTTGTTATAGGCTACAAAGAAGAAACTAGTATATGGTAAGTCTTCTAGTTTTTAACGCGCGgacatgtttttaaaaaatctaacaatattcttcaaattataattttttaatctttcttattatattatcgatacGCGATTCTTTCCACAGTGACGATGTGTGCGTACTGAGTGCTTCTGGTACAGCGGCggtcataaattttcataattctgGTCAGGATCCGGATGGCGTCGTTTTGAATAAACTCCAACAAAGCGTGCCTGCGGCTGCCGTTGATTCGGACCGTGAGAAAGGCCAGCAAAAATCAATAACGGGGATAACGAAGACGATGGAGAAGGTCGACAGCGACGTGGCCGCCGTGACTCATTCGGAACGGCTAAACGGAAAACTGCATCGACGTTTTTCCGAAAGCACGAACACGAGTAATGAACACGAGAGCTCGTACGGCCAATCACAATTACGATGCAATCTGTGCCATCTTCCTTACAGCGAGAGTAGTGTGCCGTTTAGAGTTAATGTATCAAAATGTGCCATATGTAAACGCGCCAAAGTCCCAGATGTGATGTTTACCACTATAGAAGTGCCTGCAAATATACCGACAACTGGAAGAGGCTGCTTCATACAGGCTACCGTATGCAAGAATAAGAAGGATCTGCGGGGCGAATTGAACGCGAAAGAAATATCCGATTGTCTGCCTTTCTTGGAATACGAGCTCCACAGTTTATTGTTGAATAAACTCAAGATTAAAGGCATGAACGCGATCTTCGGTCTCAAGTTGCAGGTTTGTGTGggagaaagatttataatcGGCATGGCAGTAGGCACCGCGATTTATCTCACGGCACTCCCGCCGCCTACTATTCCGCAAATAGCGTCCGGCAATTCGTGGCATAACGAGGAGCAATTGGCGGAAATGCAAAAGTCTATTGTAGAGACGGTAAAGAAgaatagagaattttatcGCCTGAAACCAATTGGAATCAACGTATGTGGAATTCAACTTCGTTTTCATATCAAAGAATACTATGCTAgaaatttcttcattaattataatcgtcGTACGATTGTAGGAAGTCGAAAATGGACGCGTTCCGAATACTTCCGATACAGACGAATCAGACGAGGATCTACCGGAACTTGACCTTGGATTGGGTACTCGCGACGCATGTGTCTTGGAAGTGGACGACATTGAGGATATGGATCGGATATCGTCATTGATGGATAACAGACCGCCTGATGATTTTCACGTCGTTAATACGCAGACGATACCTGGCCTG from Cataglyphis hispanica isolate Lineage 1 chromosome 11, ULB_Chis1_1.0, whole genome shotgun sequence encodes the following:
- the LOC126853083 gene encoding C2 domain-containing protein 5 isoform X1, producing the protein MPGKIKVKILAGRNLPVMDRSGDTTDAYVELKFGTITYKTDVCRKSLNPQWNSEWYRFEVDDAELQDEPLQIRLMDHDTYSANDAIGKVYINLNPLLLPGMLPPVKNIWTLEAAMNTSAGSQGSVMTGWIPVYDTMHGIRGEVNIIIKVELFSDFNKFRQSSCGVQFFYSPNIPYGYHAQMIHGFVEELVVSDDPEYKWIDKIRTPRASNEARQTLFFKLSGEVQRKIGVKALDLGGNAVIGYLQNFDLEGESGIVARGIGTAVTLVKLHDVLGFPCDINIEEIALALPSYTKTQTERLDADDSTPFIPISIPASYPVRIPMNRGLPSCARSLSSLTRPERATRISETPGCTGMRRKRGKRIPFFRCNTLSTLNLRTGISSSSDLAPSTELNRNLIDETTKSVHTTLIAEDATVKKEPSKDQLSKQIKHLRSKFDSVGEENHPAVQSDSDADPTRSFITNFKKQKNRNETKTSIMAALLIASIRHMPLEDIESDNPSINEPLITTNNDEASRMYCRENSQENTDIKAEGQQQDNASSVDETEMSSFGDDDNSSDDESSNSTTSYNILDDSRYSLDSGRAVDSSSLQERIPITVRSSAESCTDSTLQVDSDVAMNCQLSSNPDLASTEDIGLQNEAIPIITVDIHENANSNTSIELSNDETSITTLAKTDILGPKAISSSDEQDFDNAKCKSHTSKKFESEKIDNLLHEARRVDHLMMKHERDLSRSHPYGQSVLLEGSSPAEIEDHISTDRERNNPAIDLPCTTTRRASTSKEELHAKTIIAKRQRCMRDLIKLIDTKMMVSTSANRHGKRMVSLRSKRKKREKKMHKRVAYTSENSLEKISSHGTPKRKHTMSRRRRREEDVSLCVPRVRSIPDYLSLDRQPIFHAISRSCGSSLVNLTDHRVTRVLRGSKRAALLYSATPTFNDSPGISRKLPKSSLDKSDKISAVSINGGTRKCTSTICNLEKASCHIDRTKPTNTANITHNSCVSRPAPDLRQQDEASISPSCPLPATTSMTAKMSQSPATRTLANVPLHRRSSDSDLSVTPKGNSLGSSDRSMAGPLRTAAAMVRSMNQDTLEMLEYPFITMQYYPPGFILHIGGLVSSRSVKLIERISNLEEPEGRDAWWTEIRMEVRSHARALACNVVIGYKEETSICDDVCVLSASGTAAVINFHNSGQDPDGVVLNKLQQSVPAAAVDSDREKGQQKSITGITKTMEKVDSDVAAVTHSERLNGKLHRRFSESTNTSNEHESSYGQSQLRCNLCHLPYSESSVPFRVNVSKCAICKRAKVPDVMFTTIEVPANIPTTGRGCFIQATVCKNKKDLRGELNAKEISDCLPFLEYELHSLLLNKLKIKGMNAIFGLKLQVCVGERFIIGMAVGTAIYLTALPPPTIPQIASGNSWHNEEQLAEMQKSIVETVKKNREFYRLKPIGINEVENGRVPNTSDTDESDEDLPELDLGLGTRDACVLEVDDIEDMDRISSLMDNRPPDDFHVVNTQTIPGLEDLEIVRNLQMFTQVSRAKIPSGQFASMPSKYFARLLQSLYFKLRRMVPCALCDMQFKVALPEQDEIQLTVVGMALGLGEPSNINKYKRKIIYRSQSKDQVRKSDDSDMIFSLDEDHLENNAASDNATRICIGNPTILNAASIQKPRPRSPLRLKSSTHRRKHVPLKGRYGVDITPLSYLPGGRIERYQGNLNFFFIRESTSIRENGGLSGFTHSFMMEVLAIVRAHITALGGNAMVAFFMTQCVLLHSPHKNQGQCLINVGGDVVTVSYYADEKHSTISNC
- the LOC126853083 gene encoding C2 domain-containing protein 5 isoform X2; protein product: MPGKIKVKILAGRNLPVMDRSGDTTDAYVELKFGTITYKTDVCRKSLNPQWNSEWYRFEVDDAELQDEPLQIRLMDHDTYSANDAIGKVYINLNPLLLPGMLPPVKNIWTLEAAMNTSAGSQGSVMTGWIPVYDTMHGIRGEVNIIIKVELFSDFNKFRQSSCGVQFFYSPNIPYGYHAQMIHGFVEELVVSDDPEYKWIDKIRTPRASNEARQTLFFKLSGEVQRKIGVKALDLGGNAVIGYLQNFDLEGESGIVARGIGTAVTLVKLHDVLGFPCDINIEDSSDLAPSTELNRNLIDETTKSVHTTLIAEDATVKKEPSKDQLSKQIKHLRSKFDSVGEENHPAVQSDSDADPTRSFITNFKKQKNRNETKTSIMAALLIASIRHMPLEDIESDNPSINEPLITTNNDEASRMYCRENSQENTDIKAEGQQQDNASSVDETEMSSFGDDDNSSDDESSNSTTSYNILDDSRYSLDSGRAVDSSSLQERIPITVRSSAESCTDSTLQVDSDVAMNCQLSSNPDLASTEDIGLQNEAIPIITVDIHENANSNTSIELSNDETSITTLAKTDILGPKAISSSDEQDFDNAKCKSHTSKKFESEKIDNLLHEARRVDHLMMKHERDLSRSHPYGQSVLLEGSSPAEIEDHISTDRERNNPAIDLPCTTTRRASTSKEELHAKTIIAKRQRCMRDLIKLIDTKMMVSTSANRHGKRMVSLRSKRKKREKKMHKRVAYTSENSLEKISSHGTPKRKHTMSRRRRREEDVSLCVPRVRSIPDYLSLDRQPIFHAISRSCGSSLVNLTDHRVTRVLRGSKRAALLYSATPTFNDSPGISRKLPKSSLDKSDKISAVSINGGTRKCTSTICNLEKASCHIDRTKPTNTANITHNSCVSRPAPDLRQQDEASISPSCPLPATTSMTAKMSQSPATRTLANVPLHRRSSDSDLSVTPKGNSLGSSDRSMAGPLRTAAAMVRSMNQDTLEMLEYPFITMQYYPPGFILHIGGLVSSRSVKLIERISNLEEPEGRDAWWTEIRMEVRSHARALACNVVIGYKEETSICDDVCVLSASGTAAVINFHNSGQDPDGVVLNKLQQSVPAAAVDSDREKGQQKSITGITKTMEKVDSDVAAVTHSERLNGKLHRRFSESTNTSNEHESSYGQSQLRCNLCHLPYSESSVPFRVNVSKCAICKRAKVPDVMFTTIEVPANIPTTGRGCFIQATVCKNKKDLRGELNAKEISDCLPFLEYELHSLLLNKLKIKGMNAIFGLKLQVCVGERFIIGMAVGTAIYLTALPPPTIPQIASGNSWHNEEQLAEMQKSIVETVKKNREFYRLKPIGINEVENGRVPNTSDTDESDEDLPELDLGLGTRDACVLEVDDIEDMDRISSLMDNRPPDDFHVVNTQTIPGLEDLEIVRNLQMFTQVSRAKIPSGQFASMPSKYFARLLQSLYFKLRRMVPCALCDMQFKVALPEQDEIQLTVVGMALGLGEPSNINKYKRKIIYRSQSKDQVRKSDDSDMIFSLDEDHLENNAASDNATRICIGNPTILNAASIQKPRPRSPLRLKSSTHRRKHVPLKGRYGVDITPLSYLPGGRIERYQGNLNFFFIRESTSIRENGGLSGFTHSFMMEVLAIVRAHITALGGNAMVAFFMTQCVLLHSPHKNQGQCLINVGGDVVTVSYYADEKHSTISNC